One genomic segment of Balneolaceae bacterium includes these proteins:
- a CDS encoding DUF4292 domain-containing protein: MKALHVPFVIAKMLAKNDVILNLIQNLHSLIKLGDTGSGSGMTKLSLLSSFTSFLANIKKADSYTDSFFKRISLPGIMLLLLFMISCSSSSELIESEENLTEASISVNQLLESVPNYRESLQTISGSGRAIVSEPGNSERVTLQFLSNRQESLITVRTSVGIEGGQIFVDSDSLLVYNRVDKFAEKVPLNQGKLTSVGSIASVNMLDLFNYTFTESDVEGLFETEDLYVAILVNRVRVQVAKETGRVLEVNVPEGIQAVPYGRIIYEGYGVIEGFQLPRKITIFSRDGKSRATLLVQNLEINEELPELGIELPDDIPIYR, from the coding sequence ATGAAAGCTCTTCATGTTCCATTTGTCATTGCGAAGATGTTGGCCAAAAATGATGTCATTCTGAACTTGATTCAGAATCTCCATTCGTTGATCAAGCTTGGTGATACCGGATCGGGGTCCGGCATGACCAAACTAAGCTTATTATCTTCTTTCACATCCTTTTTGGCCAACATCAAAAAAGCTGATTCTTATACGGACAGCTTCTTTAAACGTATATCACTCCCAGGAATTATGTTACTGCTTCTCTTCATGATCTCCTGTAGCTCATCCAGTGAATTAATCGAGAGCGAAGAGAATCTCACCGAGGCATCTATCTCTGTAAATCAACTATTGGAATCTGTTCCGAACTATCGGGAATCGCTTCAAACGATTTCCGGAAGCGGACGAGCAATTGTTAGCGAACCTGGAAACAGTGAGCGGGTAACACTTCAGTTTTTATCAAACCGGCAAGAAAGCCTGATCACCGTTCGGACCAGTGTTGGCATTGAGGGCGGGCAAATTTTTGTGGATTCAGATTCACTCCTGGTCTACAACCGTGTGGATAAATTTGCTGAAAAAGTGCCATTGAACCAGGGTAAACTGACAAGCGTCGGATCCATCGCCTCGGTGAATATGCTGGATCTTTTTAACTATACATTTACCGAATCAGATGTGGAGGGATTGTTTGAAACGGAGGATCTGTATGTAGCAATTCTGGTGAATCGGGTAAGAGTTCAGGTGGCAAAAGAGACCGGCAGAGTTTTGGAGGTGAATGTGCCTGAGGGGATTCAGGCGGTTCCGTACGGCCGGATTATTTATGAAGGGTATGGCGTTATCGAAGGGTTTCAACTACCGCGAAAAATCACGATTTTTAGCCGGGACGGTAAATCACGAGCCACGTTATTGGTTCAGAATTTAGAGATCAACGAAGAATTACCCGAGCTCGGAATCGAGCTTCCCGATGATATTCCCATTTACAGGTGA
- a CDS encoding NAD(P)-dependent oxidoreductase yields MTVYIADKLPDEAISELEHLGQNVINNPGVSGSDLDKGLGEANVLIVRSTVVSSSCIKNSPNLSLIVRAGAGVNNIDIEAASNLGIYVANCPGKNAIAVAELTMGLIISLDRYLADNVSDFKAGKWNKATYSKADGLYGKALGVIGVGQIGSEVITRAKAFGMPVIAWSRSLSEEKAEEMGIIHAESIEEVASKCDILSVHLAINEETKGIISKEILAELKDGAYFINTSRAGIVDEDALFDELESGRIKAGLDVISDEPEFKQGEFSSRFQELDHVYVSHHIGASTKQAQLAVASDAVDIVRGYIQEGHVRNWLNRCDHTDAPWQLVVRHYDKPGVIANVMNELKEADINAQELTNVIFEGKQTACCTIQLDAEPSSEIMKSIRTRQDEVISATLIQI; encoded by the coding sequence ATGACTGTTTATATCGCCGACAAACTTCCCGATGAAGCCATTTCTGAACTTGAACATCTCGGTCAGAATGTGATTAATAATCCGGGCGTTTCGGGCTCAGATCTGGATAAAGGATTGGGAGAAGCCAACGTGTTGATTGTGCGATCTACAGTTGTAAGTTCATCATGTATCAAGAACAGTCCCAACCTGAGTTTGATTGTACGTGCCGGAGCCGGTGTCAATAATATCGACATCGAAGCGGCCAGCAATCTTGGAATTTATGTGGCCAACTGTCCCGGCAAAAATGCCATTGCTGTAGCTGAGTTGACGATGGGTTTAATCATCAGCCTCGATCGATATTTGGCAGATAACGTATCTGATTTTAAGGCCGGAAAATGGAACAAAGCAACGTACAGTAAAGCAGATGGACTTTACGGAAAAGCTCTCGGCGTGATTGGTGTCGGACAGATTGGTTCGGAAGTAATTACACGAGCAAAGGCGTTTGGCATGCCGGTCATAGCATGGTCGCGTTCTTTATCAGAAGAAAAAGCAGAGGAGATGGGGATCATCCATGCCGAAAGTATCGAAGAGGTAGCTTCCAAATGTGATATTCTCAGTGTGCATCTGGCGATCAATGAAGAAACAAAAGGAATTATATCAAAAGAGATTCTTGCCGAACTCAAGGACGGGGCTTATTTCATTAACACCTCAAGAGCGGGAATTGTGGATGAAGATGCACTTTTTGATGAATTAGAATCTGGCAGAATTAAAGCAGGCTTGGATGTGATCAGCGACGAACCGGAATTTAAACAGGGAGAGTTTTCAAGCCGATTCCAGGAGTTGGATCATGTGTATGTAAGTCATCATATTGGAGCGAGCACCAAACAGGCTCAACTTGCCGTCGCATCAGATGCTGTCGATATCGTCCGCGGATATATTCAGGAAGGTCACGTCCGCAACTGGCTCAACCGGTGCGATCATACCGATGCACCCTGGCAGTTGGTGGTGCGGCATTATGATAAACCCGGTGTTATTGCTAACGTGATGAATGAATTGAAAGAAGCGGACATCAACGCCCAGGAACTCACAAATGTAATCTTTGAAGGTAAACAAACCGCTTGCTGTACCATCCAGCTCGATGCGGAACCATCCTCAGAAATCATGAAAAGTATTCGAACACGACAGGATGAGGTGATAAGTGCGACTCTGATTCAGATTTAA
- a CDS encoding peptidoglycan DD-metalloendopeptidase family protein: MMNLKSFLMTCFIALIAMAGVSQAQSSYERMRAEILERQQSTRSQIETLDEQIETYTRRLNERTEEYDEVYQQFEELNRLISLQQERLRQMNREQRQIQEEITLIQNNQAELRQRLTALLNEYKESLTYLYKHGRTTELALLLTSASINQLMVRTFYLARFNDYLQEQLNEIEETRLQLEQSRQDLEASSERNQIALQEIEAETENLEQQQARQQQMVHSLKQDIANLEEQKQSREQQKRNLEDTMENLIREEERLRRAESSGESVVRREMSVSDSELNEYEADFRDQRGRLPWPVENGTITEKFGERVHPVFGTRTTNLGVDIAAPPASTVRVVNGGYVYGIQPLQGYGDVVFVSHGDYKTAYGNLSEIYVRKNQVLSKGDMIGLSGDGNSIRGEVLFFLIRDGSQMVDPELWLEEARL, from the coding sequence ATGATGAACCTCAAATCCTTTTTGATGACATGCTTTATTGCATTGATTGCAATGGCGGGTGTGTCTCAGGCCCAATCATCGTACGAGAGAATGCGGGCCGAAATCCTGGAACGGCAGCAATCTACCCGTTCGCAGATTGAAACGCTGGATGAGCAGATTGAAACATATACCCGGCGCCTAAATGAAAGAACGGAAGAGTATGATGAGGTTTATCAGCAATTTGAAGAGCTGAATCGCCTGATCTCCCTCCAACAAGAACGCCTCCGGCAGATGAACCGGGAACAGCGCCAGATCCAGGAGGAGATTACGTTGATTCAAAACAACCAGGCTGAGCTCAGGCAACGGTTGACTGCCCTTTTGAATGAGTATAAAGAGAGCCTGACCTACCTGTATAAGCACGGACGAACCACAGAGCTTGCGCTACTTCTGACCTCTGCATCTATCAATCAATTGATGGTTCGAACATTTTACCTTGCCAGATTCAATGATTATTTGCAGGAGCAATTGAACGAGATTGAAGAGACCCGGCTGCAACTTGAGCAATCGAGGCAGGATTTGGAAGCATCAAGTGAAAGAAACCAGATTGCCCTTCAGGAAATTGAGGCTGAGACTGAAAATTTGGAACAACAACAGGCGAGGCAACAGCAGATGGTTCATTCACTCAAACAGGATATTGCAAACCTGGAAGAGCAGAAACAGAGCCGGGAGCAGCAGAAGAGAAATTTAGAGGATACAATGGAAAATCTGATCCGGGAGGAGGAGCGATTGCGCCGGGCGGAATCATCGGGGGAAAGTGTTGTAAGACGTGAAATGTCTGTTAGTGATAGTGAACTGAATGAGTACGAAGCAGATTTTAGGGATCAACGAGGTCGGCTCCCCTGGCCGGTGGAAAACGGAACCATCACCGAAAAATTTGGCGAACGTGTGCACCCGGTGTTTGGAACACGAACTACAAATTTGGGTGTGGATATTGCCGCTCCGCCGGCCTCAACAGTAAGAGTTGTAAACGGCGGCTACGTCTATGGAATTCAGCCGCTCCAGGGTTACGGTGATGTGGTATTTGTGAGTCATGGCGACTATAAAACCGCTTATGGAAATTTGAGTGAAATCTATGTGAGAAAAAACCAGGTGCTCAGCAAAGGCGATATGATCGGCCTTTCAGGAGACGGAAACTCTATTCGCGGTGAGGTGCTTTTCTTTTTAATCCGGGACGGCAGCCAGATGGTGGATCCGGAGTTGTGGCTCGAAGAGGCAAGGTTGTAA